A single Drosophila miranda strain MSH22 chromosome XR, D.miranda_PacBio2.1, whole genome shotgun sequence DNA region contains:
- the LOC117186362 gene encoding 1,2-dihydroxy-3-keto-5-methylthiopentene dioxygenase-like has protein sequence MVKVWFMDDEQATDQRLEHHRSPPDYLELPELYQKTGVEYFKINADDYQNDAILGELRAKRGYTYDDEITCSEKCLPDYANKLKNFFTEHLHTDEEIRLVLDGSGYFDVRDNEEQWLRIQVVKGDLIIIPAGIYHRFTLDSNNFIKARRYFVGEPVWTPHNRPADDLDCRKSYLKHQAESFVQLNQV, from the exons atGGTGAAAGTATGGTTTATGGACGACGAGCAGGCGACCGATCAGCGACTGGAGCATCATCGCAGTCCGCCGGACTATCTGGAGCTTCCTGAACTGTACCAGAAGACGGGCGTGGAATATTTCAAG ATCAACGCTGACGATTACCAAAACGACGCGATTCTAGGGGAGCTGCGGGCCAAACGTGGCTATACCTACGATGATGAG ATCACCTGCTCGGAGAAGTGCCTTCCGGACTACGCCAATAAGCTGAAGAACTTTTTTACGGAACATCTGCATACGGACGAGGAGATACGTTTGGTATTGGATGGATCGGGCTACTTCGATGTCCGCGA CAACGAGGAGCAGTGGCTGAGAATACAAGTGGTTAAAGGAGATTTGATTATTATTCCGGCGGGTATCTACCATCGTTTCACGTTGGACTCTAAT AACTTTATCAAAGCCCGTCGGTATTTCGTTGGAGAACCCGTCTGGACCCCACATAATCGTCCCGCAGATGATTTGGATTGCCG
- the LOC117186361 gene encoding ankyrin repeat and MYND domain-containing protein 2-like, which produces MAAYSKSSQLDDIQLLLERIAKNDKSGFTQLFSQLKDVNFVDDTGMSLLACASFKGNKEAVQILLDMGADVHLNQHGTDYTPLHFAALSGSTDVCRQLLDAGINPSSINSVSRTASQMAAFVGNHACVETINNYITRSGLEYYTQAHGQQTEPLIPPALLSAFHTFVIEINLHPVRIALNAQSLGLLRILSNLRKTLALMCEKEMQKTHDMNELLAFKFHYQGWIVAELIRCEEQFKAQHKEKTGGGEPEVNKNDFIELFVKRVLKENEQGQLDYVEYTLRECAREFPVRECTIFRQIATQFGGKDAPPALVILRNAINGMRGFVDETSYCSTCGQEKPDKKCSKCKAVQYCDRECQRLHWFMHKKSCARLLAASLAGATTQVQSKGPIDTSELQEQLSKLSA; this is translated from the exons ATGGCCGCGTACAGCAAGAGCTCCCAACTGGACGATATACAACTGCTGCTGGAGCGCATAGCCAAGAATGACAAGAGTGGGTTCACGCAGCTGTTCAGCCAGCTGAAGGACGTTAACTTTGTGGACGACACGGGCATGTCGCTTCTGGCGTGTGCGAGCTTCAAAGGCAACAAAGAGGCTGTGCAAATACTGCTAGACATG GGCGCCGATGTCCACTTGAATCAGCATGGGACCGACTATACACCTTTGCACTTTGCGGCCCTGTCCGGCAGCACTGACGTGTGCCGCCAGCTGCTGGATGCCGGCATCAATCCGAGCAGCATCAACAGCGTCTCGCGCACCGCCTCACAGATGGCCGCCTTCGTGGGAAACCATGCCTGCGTGGAGACAATTAACAACTATATTACCCGATCTGGACTGGAGTACTACACACAGGCGCACGGCCAGCAAACGGAGCCGTTAATTCCGCCTGCGCTGCTATCAGCCTTTCACACCTTTGTCATCGAAATCAATCTGCATCCCGTGAGAATCGCACTGAACGCCCAGTCCCTAGGACTTCTCAGGATACTGAGCAACCTGCGCAAAACCCTGGCACTAATGTGCGAGAAGGAGATGCAGAAGACACACGACATGAACGAGCTTCTGGCCTTCAAGTTCCACTACCAGGGCTGGATCGTGGCAGAGCTGATCCGCTGTGAGGAGCAGTTCAAGGCGCAACACAAGGAGAAGACTGGCGGAGGCGAGCCGGAGGTAAACAAGAACGACTTTATCGAGCTGTTCGTGAAGCGGGTGCTTAAGGAAAACGAACAGGGCCAGCTGGACTACGTGGAGTACACGTTAAGGGAGTGTGCGCGGGAGTTTCCCGTGCGGGAGTGCACCATCTTCAGGCAGATAGCCACCCAATTTGGAGGCAAGGATGCCCCGCCGGCACTGGTTATCCTCCGCAATGCCATCAACGGAATGCGCGGCTTTGTG GACGAAACCAGCTACTGCAGCACCTGTGGACAAGAGAAGCCTGACAAGAAGTGCTCCAAGTGCAAGGCGGTGCAGTATTGCGATCGGGAGTGCCAGCGTCTGCACTGGTTCATGCACAAGAAGAGCTGTGCCCGACTCTTGGCCGCCTCGCTGGCTGGAGCCACGACCCAGGTCCAGTCGAAGGGGCCCATTGATACCTCAGAGCTGCAGGAGCAGCTATCCAAGCTGTCGGCGTAA
- the LOC117186326 gene encoding 1,2-dihydroxy-3-keto-5-methylthiopentene dioxygenase: MVKVWFMDDEQETDQRLEHHRSPPDYLELPELYQKTGVEYFKINADDYQNDAILGELRAKRGYTYDDEITCSEKCLPDYANKLKNFFTEHLHTDEEIRLVLDGSGYFDVRDNEEQWLRIQVVKGDLIIIPAGIYHRFTLDSNNFIKARRYFVGEPVWTPHNRPADDLDCRKSYLKHQAESFVQLNQV, encoded by the exons atGGTGAAAGTATGGTTTATGGACGACGAGCAGGAGACCGATCAGCGACTGGAGCATCATCGCAGTCCGCCGGACTATCTGGAGCTTCCTGAACTGTACCAGAAGACGGGCGTGGAATATTTCAAG ATCAACGCTGACGATTACCAAAACGACGCGATTCTAGGGGAGCTGCGGGCCAAACGTGGCTATACCTACGATGATGAG ATCACCTGCTCGGAGAAGTGCCTTCCGGACTACGCCAATAAGCTGAAGAACTTTTTTACGGAACATCTGCATACGGACGAGGAGATACGTTTGGTATTGGATGGATCGGGCTACTTCGATGTCCGCGA CAACGAGGAGCAGTGGCTGAGAATACAAGTGGTTAAAGGAGATTTGATTATTATTCCGGCGGGTATCTACCATCGTTTCACGTTGGACTCTAAT AACTTTATCAAAGCCCGTCGGTATTTCGTTGGAGAACCCGTCTGGACCCCACATAATCGTCCCGCAGATGATTTGGATTGCCGCAAGTCCTACCTGAAGCATCAAGCTGAGAGTTTTGTGCAATTAAACCAGGTCTAA
- the LOC117186667 gene encoding ankyrin repeat and MYND domain-containing protein 2-like, with product MPKSIKNTEINPTRYGSVQQELQLDDIQLLLERIAKNDKSGFTQLFSQLKDVNFVDDTGMSLLACASFKGNKEAVQILLDMGADVHLNQHGADYTPLHFAALSGSTDVCRQLLDAGINPSSINSVSRTASQMAAFVGNHACVETINNYITRSGLEYYTQAHGQQTEPLIPPALLSAFHTFVIEINLHPVRIALNAQSSYSKSSQLDDIQLLLERIAKNDKSGFTQLFSQLKDVNFVDDTGMSLLACASFKGNKEAVQILLDMRVPPAAGCRHQSEQHQQRLAHRLTDGRLRGNHACVETINNYITRSGLEYYTQAHGQQTEPLIPPALLSAFHTFVIEINLHPVRIALNAQSLGLLRILSNLRKTLALMCEKEMQKTHDMNELLAFKFHYQGWIVAELIRCEEQFKAQHKEKTGGGEPEVNKNDFIELFVKRVLKENEQGQLDYVEYTLRECAREFPVRECTIFRQIATQFGGKDAPPALVILRNAINGMRGFVDETSYCSTCGQEKPDKKCSKCKAVQYCDRECQRLHWFMHKKSCARLLAASLAGATTQVQSKGPIDTSELQEQLSKLSA from the exons GAAATAAACCCCACTCGATATGGCAGCGTACAGCAAGAGCTCCAACTGGACGATATACAACTGCTGCTGGAGCGCATAGCCAAGAATGACAAGAGTGGGTTCACGCAGCTGTTCAGCCAGCTGAAGGACGTTAACTTTGTGGACGACACGGGCATGTCGCTTCTGGCGTGTGCGAGCTTCAAAGGCAACAAAGAGGCTGTGCAAATACTGCTAGACATG GGCGCCGATGTCCACTTGAATCAGCATGGGGCCGACTATACACCTTTGCACTTTGCGGCCCTGTCCGGCAGCACTGACGTGTGCCGCCAGCTGCTGGATGCCGGCATCAATCCGAGCAGCATCAACAGCGTCTCGCGCACCGCCTCACAGATGGCCGCCTTCGTGGGAAACCATGCCTGCGTGGAGACAATTAACAACTATATTACCCGATCTGGACTGGAGTACTACACACAGGCGCACGGCCAGCAAACGGAGCCGTTAATTCCGCCTGCGCTGCTATCAGCCTTTCACACCTTTGTCATCGAAATCAATCTGCATCCCGTGAGAATCGCACTGAACGCCCAGTCCT CGTACAGCAAGAGCTCCCAACTGGACGATATACAACTGCTGCTGGAGCGCATAGCCAAGAATGACAAGAGTGGGTTCACGCAGCTGTTCAGCCAGCTGAAGGACGTTAACTTTGTGGACGACACGGGCATGTCGCTTCTGGCGTGTGCGAGCTTCAAAGGCAACAAAGAGGCTGTGCAAATACTGCTAGACATG CGTGTGCCGCCAGCTGCTGGATGCCGGCATCAATCCGAGCAGCATCAACAGCGTCTCGCGCACCGCCTCACAGATGGCCGCCTTCGTGGAAACCATGCCTGCGTGGAGACAATTAACAACTATATTACCCGATCTGGACTGGAGTACTACACACAGGCGCACGGCCAGCAAACGGAGCCGTTAATTCCGCCTGCGCTGCTATCAGCCTTTCACACCTTTGTCATCGAAATCAATCTGCATCCCGTGAGAATCGCACTGAACGCCCAGTCCCTAGGACTTCTCAGGATACTGAGCAACCTGCGCAAAACCCTGGCACTAATGTGCGAGAAGGAGATGCAGAAGACACACGACATGAACGAGCTTCTGGCCTTCAAGTTCCACTACCAGGGCTGGATCGTGGCAGAGCTGATCCGCTGTGAGGAGCAGTTCAAGGCGCAACACAAGGAGAAGACTGGCGGAGGCGAGCCGGAGGTAAACAAGAACGACTTTATCGAGCTGTTCGTGAAGCGGGTGCTTAAGGAAAACGAACAGGGCCAGCTGGACTACGTGGAGTACACGTTAAGGGAGTGTGCGCGGGAGTTTCCCGTGCGGGAGTGCACCATCTTCAGGCAGATAGCCACCCAATTTGGAGGCAAGGATGCCCCGCCGGCACTGGTTATCCTCCGCAATGCCATCAACGGAATGCGCGGCTTTGTG GACGAAACCAGCTACTGCAGCACCTGTGGACAAGAGAAGCCTGACAAGAAGTGCTCCAAGTGCAAGGCGGTGCAGTATTGCGATCGGGAGTGCCAGCGTCTGCACTGGTTCATGCACAAGAAGAGCTGTGCCCGACTCTTGGCCGCCTCGCTGGCTGGAGCCACGACCCAGGTCCAGTCGAAGGGGCCCATTGATACCTCAGAGCTGCAGGAGCAGCTATCCAAGCTGTCGGCGTAA